From Rana temporaria chromosome 7, aRanTem1.1, whole genome shotgun sequence, the proteins below share one genomic window:
- the LOC120944909 gene encoding POC1 centriolar protein homolog A-like (The sequence of the model RefSeq protein was modified relative to this genomic sequence to represent the inferred CDS: added 97 bases not found in genome assembly), whose product MERPDDPSLERHFKGHRDTVTSLDFHPNMKQLASGSIDSCVMVWNMKPQMRAYRFVGHKDAVMSVEFSPSGHLLASSSRDKTVRLWVPSIKGESTVFKAHTGTVRSVSFSGDGQSLVTASDDKTVKVWTVHRQKFLFSLNQHINWVRCARFSPDGRLIVSASDDKTIKLWDKTSRECIHSFCEQAGFVNYVDFHPSGTCIAAAATDNTVKVWDIRMNKLLQHYQVHSGVVNSLSFHPSGNYLITSSNDSTLKILDLLEGRLLYTLHGHQGPVTCVRFSREGDFFTSGGSDEQIMVWKTNFDSSSYSDLLKHRARETNAMETKARCPPKPTHPPPSSHPIYEAGDFDAPGNIVNVEGRRSPGTPSEDRIIAQPEPSALHSVTNTLAHIVGQLDILTQTVAILEHRLSLTEDKLRECIEKRGPARHSDM is encoded by the exons CGAGCGGCTCCATAGACTCCTGTGTGATGGTGTGGAACATGAAGCCTCAGATGAGAGCCTATCGCTTCGTCGGCCACAAAGACGCCGTCATGTCCGTGGAATTCTCACCCTCCGGACACCTCCTGGCTTCATCATCCCGAGACAAGACCGTCCGCCTCTGGGTGCCGAGCAT AAAAGGAGAATCCACGGTGTTTAAGGCTCACACCGGCACGGTGCGCAGTGTCAGCTTCTCTGGTGACGGACAGTCTCTGGTCACGGCGTCCGATGACAAGACGGTGAAGGTTTGGACGGTTCACCGGCAGAAGTTCCTCTTCTCTCTGAACCAACATATCAACTGGGTGCGCTGTGCAAG ATTTTCCCCGGACGGAAGGCTCATCGTATCCGCCAGCGATGATAAAACCATAAAGCTGTGGGACAAAACCAGCAGAGAATGTATCCACTCCTTCTGTGAGCAGGCCGG GTTTGTGAACTACGTGGACTTTCACCCCAGCGGGACTTGTATTGCTGCGGCTGCCACTGACAACACGGTGAAAGTTTGGGATATTCGAATGAACAAACTCCTCCAACACTACCAAG TGCACAGCGGGGTGGTGAACTCGCTCTCCTTCCATCCCTCCGGGAATTATCTCATCACCTCCTCTAATGACTCCACCCTGAAGATCCTGGACTTACTGGAAGGACGATTATTGTATACGCTTCATGGACATCAG GGTCCCGTGACTTGTGTCAGGTTTTCACGTGAAGGAGATTTCTTTACCTCCGGGGGATCCGATGAACAA ATTATGGTGTGGAAAACAAATTTTGACTCCTCCTCCTACAGCGACCTCCTGAAGCACCGAGCGCGAGAGACCAACGCCATGGAGACCAAAGCAAGATGTCCGCCCAAACCGACCCATCCCCCTCCCTCGAGTCATCCGATATACGAG GCGGGTGACTTTGATGCGCCCGGTAACATTGTGAACGTGGAGGGAAGGCGGAGCCCCGGAACGCCATCTGAGGATCGGATAATTGCACAGCCAGAGCCCAGCGCCCTTCACAGCGTCACCAACACTCTGGCGCACATTGTGGGACAGCTGGATATCCTCACCCAG ACGGTGGCCATTCTGGAGCACAGACTTTCCCTGACCGAGGACAAGCTGAGGGAATGTATAGAGAAGAGGGGCCCCGCCCGTCATAGCGACATGTGA